The Carcharodon carcharias isolate sCarCar2 chromosome 15, sCarCar2.pri, whole genome shotgun sequence genome includes a window with the following:
- the galr2b gene encoding galanin receptor 2b: protein MTDDDSMMSGHWNSSENYQLNPASVIVPIVFSLIFLLGTVGNSLVLAVLFRNGQMGHNTTNLFILNLSVADFFFIIFCVPFQATIYTLEGWVFGSFMCKAVHFFIYLAMYASSFTLAAVSVDRYLAIRYPLRSRELRTPCNAITVMVVIWGLSIVFAGPYLSYYDLIPYEWFYICMPAWQEPKRKIMDTSTFIFGYIVPVAVISLSYARTIKFLWTAVDPIEDISESKKSKRKVTKMIIIVTVLFCLCWLPHHVLILCFHYGHFPFNQATYALRLLSHCMAYTNSCLNPIVYALVSKHFRKGFKKVFSCLLSKKGKNKVHVVHVVNVVSGSTEVTHLNGENERQHGCELRDRQHSKPQGTAMTITMPYQRTS, encoded by the exons ATGACTGATGATGACAGCATGATGTCTGGGCACTGGAATTCCTCTGAAAACTATCAGCTGAACCCGGCCAGTGTCATCGTGCCCATTGTATTCTCCCTAATCTTCCTGCTAGGGACAGTTGGGAACAGCCTGGTCCTCGCCGTGTTGTTCAGAAATGGCCAGATGGGGCACAACACAACCAACTTATTCATCCTCAACCTGAGCGTGGCCGATTTCTTCTTCATCATATTTTGTGTCCCGTTTCAAGCCACTATCTACACACTGGAAGGCTGGGTCTTTGGGTCTTTCATGTGCAAGGCTGTCCATTTCTTCATTTACCTGGCAATGTATGCGAGCAGCTTCACCCTGGCCGCCGTTTCAGTCGACAG ATACCTGGCCATCCGATATCCTCTCCGATCACGGGAGCTTCGGACTCCCTGCAACGCAATTACAGTCATGGTGGTGATATGGGGACTCTCCATCGTCTTTGCTGGGCCCTACCTGAGCTACTATGACCTCATCCCATACGAGTGGTTTTACATCTGCATGCCAGCGTGGCAGGAGCCAAAGAGGAAAATCATGGACACGTCCACTTTCATATTTGGATATATAGTCCCGGTTGCAGTTATAAGCTTGTCCTATGCCAGGACGATCAAGTTTCTCTGGACAGCAGTGGACCCAATAGAGGACATATCTGAGTCCAAAAAATCCAAGAGGAAGGTGACGAAGATGATTATCATTGTGACTGTGCTGTTCTGCCTCTGCTGGCTCCCTCACCATGTGCTCATTTTGTGTTTCCACTATGGCCACTTCCCCTTCAATCAGGCCACCTATGCCCTCAGGCTCCTGTCCCACTGCATGGCCTATACCAACTCCTGCCTCAACCCCATCGTCTACGCCCTGGTTTCCAAGCACTTCCGGAAAGGCTTCAAGAAGGTGTTCAGCTGCTTGCTGAGCAAGAAGGGCAAGAACAAGGTGCACGTGGTTCACGTAGTGAATGTGGTTAGCGGCTCCACAGAGGTTACACACCTGAACGGTGAAAATGAGAGACAGCATGGCTGTGAGCTGAGGGATAGGCAACATTCTAAACCTCAGGGTACAGCAATGACCATCACAATGCCGTACCAGCGGACATCTTGA